The Planococcus donghaensis genome contains a region encoding:
- a CDS encoding penicillin-binding transpeptidase domain-containing protein has product MKPPQKRRISLARVKLQSNTVFRMNVLFFTIFLLFSLLILRLGFLQIVKGEDYARAIARTEEVPVNTSVPRGRIFDSEGRIQVGNKPVNAITYTAMQTTKREEMMTVARELAKLIEKDVNKVTLRDKQDFYIQLNTESATKKVTDEERAAITAEDITETEKQRKLDALVREKITEEELASLSAEDLEVLAIYREMTSGYALTPQMIKNEDVTDEEFARVSERLTDPQLKGVNTVTDWKRIKSSDLTILGSTTTPETGIPATKLEYYLARDYSRNDRIGVSFLEQQYEEVLQGQKSVVKNVTDGRGSVIETIPVDEGEAGKDIVLSVDSELQSELEKIVEDKLLELKKRPNSELVKDAYLVMMNPQTGEVLSMVGKRIGEDKDGKQVIYDYAFGTFTAAHEMGSTVKGATLLTGYAKGAVELNEVQIDEPLKFAGTALKKSIFNTDPFNRIPMTDLMAIERSSNVYMFKIAMKIAGVEYQYNRGLYVAPETFAEMRNSYAQFGLGVKTGIDLPNEGTGYMGGTSPGAKLLDLAIGQFDTYTPMQLAQYISTIANDGYRMEPHVVKEIRSASTDGVSLGPIETIIEPKILNRINNTQEEIEQVQTGMRNVYIGSSGSARGQFSDAPYTAAGKTGTAEVYFYEKDHELNGKYAINIAHVGYAPFENPEIAYAVVIPYVTTDPKNVPRANNEIARAAADKYFELKSKEVVEESNLIKPPYSKTVEVEGE; this is encoded by the coding sequence ATGAAACCGCCTCAAAAAAGACGCATTTCACTTGCAAGGGTGAAACTGCAGTCGAACACAGTCTTTCGAATGAATGTCCTGTTTTTCACGATTTTCTTATTGTTTTCTTTGTTGATTTTACGTTTAGGCTTTCTTCAAATTGTTAAAGGAGAAGATTATGCACGTGCAATCGCAAGAACGGAAGAAGTCCCAGTCAATACAAGTGTTCCAAGAGGACGCATTTTTGACAGCGAAGGACGGATTCAAGTTGGCAATAAACCGGTCAATGCCATCACGTACACAGCGATGCAAACGACCAAAAGAGAAGAAATGATGACGGTGGCACGAGAGTTAGCAAAGCTGATCGAAAAAGACGTTAATAAAGTGACGCTCCGGGATAAACAGGATTTTTATATACAATTGAATACAGAAAGCGCCACGAAAAAAGTGACGGATGAAGAAAGAGCAGCAATAACAGCTGAAGATATTACCGAAACAGAAAAGCAGCGCAAGCTCGATGCGTTAGTAAGAGAAAAGATCACTGAGGAAGAACTAGCAAGTTTGTCGGCAGAAGACCTTGAAGTACTGGCAATCTATCGTGAGATGACTTCAGGATATGCACTGACTCCTCAAATGATCAAAAACGAAGATGTCACCGATGAAGAGTTTGCTCGTGTGTCGGAACGCTTAACGGACCCGCAATTAAAAGGCGTAAATACCGTGACCGATTGGAAACGGATTAAGTCGAGTGACTTAACTATTCTAGGAAGTACGACAACACCGGAAACCGGAATTCCTGCTACCAAGCTGGAATATTACTTAGCACGAGATTATTCTCGTAACGATCGTATTGGCGTAAGTTTCTTAGAACAACAATACGAAGAAGTGTTGCAAGGTCAAAAATCAGTTGTTAAAAATGTAACCGATGGCCGAGGAAGTGTAATCGAAACGATTCCTGTGGATGAAGGGGAAGCTGGTAAAGACATTGTTTTATCTGTAGATAGTGAATTACAAAGTGAACTTGAAAAAATTGTAGAAGATAAATTGCTAGAATTAAAAAAACGCCCGAATTCCGAATTAGTCAAAGACGCTTATTTAGTTATGATGAATCCGCAAACCGGCGAAGTTTTATCAATGGTAGGTAAACGCATTGGCGAAGATAAAGATGGCAAACAAGTGATTTATGATTATGCATTTGGGACATTTACAGCAGCTCACGAAATGGGTTCAACTGTTAAAGGTGCAACATTATTAACCGGTTACGCTAAAGGCGCAGTGGAACTCAATGAAGTTCAAATTGATGAACCACTTAAATTTGCTGGAACCGCATTAAAAAAATCCATTTTTAACACAGATCCATTTAACCGGATTCCAATGACCGATTTAATGGCGATTGAACGATCTTCAAACGTTTATATGTTTAAAATAGCAATGAAAATTGCAGGAGTCGAATATCAATACAATCGCGGATTGTATGTAGCTCCTGAAACGTTTGCTGAAATGCGCAATTCGTATGCGCAATTTGGTTTAGGAGTTAAAACTGGCATTGATTTGCCGAACGAAGGAACTGGATATATGGGTGGAACTTCCCCGGGAGCAAAACTACTCGATTTGGCGATTGGTCAGTTTGATACGTATACACCAATGCAGTTAGCTCAGTATATTTCAACAATTGCAAATGACGGTTACCGGATGGAACCTCATGTGGTGAAAGAAATTCGCAGTGCTTCTACAGACGGAGTGTCACTAGGTCCAATTGAAACAATTATTGAGCCTAAAATTTTAAATCGTATTAACAATACGCAAGAAGAAATCGAGCAAGTTCAAACCGGTATGCGTAATGTGTATATTGGAAGTTCAGGTTCAGCGCGTGGTCAATTTAGTGATGCTCCATATACCGCTGCTGGGAAAACCGGAACAGCCGAAGTATATTTCTACGAAAAAGATCATGAACTAAACGGAAAATATGCGATTAATATTGCGCATGTTGGATATGCTCCTTTTGAAAATCCGGAAATTGCTTATGCAGTCGTTATACCGTACGTTACGACCGATCCGAAAAATGTTCCAAGAGCGAACAATGAAATTGCGCGAGCAGCAGCTGATAAATATTTTGAGTTAAAAAGTAAAGAGGTAGTAGAAGAAAGCAATCTAATAAAACCACCTTATAGTAAAACTGTTGAAGTTGAAGGTGAATAA
- the ispG gene encoding flavodoxin-dependent (E)-4-hydroxy-3-methylbut-2-enyl-diphosphate synthase, with protein MSEMTHRSKTRPVRVGDLTIGGSNELFIQSMATTKTHDVEATVAEILRLEEAGCQVVRVACPDERAAYAIGAIKARINIPLVVDIHFDYKLALIAIEQGADKIRINPGNIGRREKVEAVVNAAKAKGIPIRIGVNAGSLERKILEKYGYPTAEGMVESALHHIKILEDLDFHDIIVSLKASDVSLAVEAYELASKAFDYPLHLGITESGTLFSGTVKSAAGLGALFAKGIGNTLRVSLSADPVEEVKVAREMLKIFGLSSNAATLISCPTCGRIEIDLITIANEVEEYISHIKAPLKVAVLGCAVNGPGEAREADIGIAGARGEGLLFMKGKTVRKVPEATMVEELKIEIDKLAEEYFAKQAAEKKELEQQQV; from the coding sequence ATGAGCGAAATGACACACCGTTCAAAAACACGCCCCGTAAGAGTCGGAGATTTGACGATTGGCGGTAGTAATGAATTATTTATACAAAGTATGGCTACGACTAAAACACATGATGTTGAAGCGACAGTCGCTGAAATTTTGCGTTTAGAAGAAGCAGGATGCCAAGTAGTTCGCGTAGCCTGCCCTGACGAACGTGCTGCTTATGCAATTGGCGCGATAAAAGCACGCATTAACATTCCTTTAGTAGTAGATATTCATTTTGACTATAAATTAGCTTTAATCGCAATTGAACAAGGTGCAGACAAAATCCGCATCAACCCAGGTAACATTGGTCGTCGCGAAAAAGTTGAAGCTGTGGTAAATGCAGCTAAAGCAAAAGGCATTCCTATTCGTATTGGAGTTAACGCTGGATCATTAGAGCGTAAAATTTTAGAAAAGTACGGCTACCCAACAGCTGAAGGCATGGTCGAAAGTGCACTTCATCACATTAAAATTTTAGAAGACTTGGATTTCCACGATATTATCGTTTCATTAAAAGCTTCAGATGTCAGCTTAGCGGTTGAAGCATACGAACTCGCTTCAAAAGCTTTCGACTACCCTCTTCACTTAGGGATTACGGAATCTGGAACATTGTTCTCAGGTACAGTGAAAAGTGCAGCAGGTCTTGGCGCATTGTTCGCCAAAGGCATTGGGAATACACTTCGCGTATCGTTAAGTGCAGACCCGGTTGAAGAAGTAAAAGTAGCACGTGAGATGTTGAAAATTTTCGGTCTTTCTTCAAACGCCGCTACACTTATCTCATGCCCGACATGCGGACGTATTGAAATCGATTTGATCACAATCGCCAATGAAGTAGAAGAATACATCTCACACATTAAAGCACCATTAAAAGTAGCTGTTTTAGGTTGTGCAGTTAACGGACCTGGTGAAGCGCGTGAAGCCGATATCGGGATCGCGGGAGCTCGCGGTGAAGGTTTGCTATTCATGAAAGGCAAAACGGTTCGTAAAGTGCCTGAAGCGACAATGGTCGAAGAATTGAAAATCGAAATCGACAAACTTGCTGAAGAATATTTCGCGAAACAAGCAGCAGAGAAAAAAGAATTAGAACAACAACAAGTATAA
- the pstC gene encoding phosphate ABC transporter permease subunit PstC produces MRPSVQEMIASSNGKKNKKVIEKIMPVLLFLIASVSVLTSVGIVVTLIVETITFFTRVPFFDFIFGTTWLPFSNKDAQFGILPLIVGTLKVTLIATVVAVPIGISAAIYLSEYASENVRRILKPILEVLAGVPTIVYGFFALTFVTPILQSVFPEIKIFNAISPGIVVGIMIIPMIASLSEDAMSSVPKSIREGALAMGSTKFEVAWKITVPAALSGIIASVVLAVSRAIGETMIVSLAAGSTPRFDGDFTGSIQTMTAYIVQVSKGDAGYGTTIYYSIYAVGFTLFVFTMLMNILAGYVSKRFREEY; encoded by the coding sequence ATGCGACCATCTGTACAGGAAATGATCGCAAGTTCAAATGGCAAGAAAAACAAAAAAGTAATCGAGAAAATTATGCCGGTTCTTTTGTTTTTGATTGCTTCAGTTTCGGTTTTGACATCTGTTGGGATCGTTGTAACATTAATCGTGGAAACCATCACGTTTTTCACGCGTGTACCATTTTTTGATTTTATTTTTGGCACCACGTGGTTGCCGTTTTCAAATAAAGATGCCCAATTTGGCATTTTGCCGCTCATCGTCGGTACCTTAAAAGTTACGTTAATCGCAACGGTTGTCGCGGTACCAATCGGTATTTCAGCAGCCATTTATTTGAGTGAGTATGCCAGCGAAAATGTTCGACGCATTTTAAAGCCGATTCTTGAAGTATTAGCAGGTGTTCCAACAATTGTTTACGGATTTTTTGCGCTAACATTTGTCACACCGATTCTTCAATCGGTATTTCCAGAGATTAAAATTTTCAACGCGATTTCACCCGGAATTGTTGTAGGAATTATGATTATTCCAATGATCGCTTCTTTGTCAGAAGATGCCATGTCTTCTGTGCCGAAAAGTATACGAGAAGGCGCATTAGCGATGGGTTCAACAAAATTTGAAGTGGCTTGGAAAATAACTGTACCAGCCGCGTTATCAGGAATCATTGCATCGGTGGTGTTAGCTGTATCGAGAGCAATCGGAGAAACCATGATTGTCTCACTTGCAGCCGGCTCCACACCAAGATTTGATGGGGACTTTACCGGTTCAATCCAAACGATGACTGCTTATATCGTACAAGTATCAAAAGGGGATGCTGGATACGGAACAACGATTTATTATTCCATCTACGCAGTCGGCTTCACGCTGTTTGTCTTTACGATGCTTATGAATATCCTCGCCGGCTACGTCTCAAAACGTTTCAGGGAGGAATATTAA
- a CDS encoding Na/Pi cotransporter family protein: MEMNWQEIFFSFFGGLGIFLFSIKFMGDALQKAAGDKLRDILDRFTTNPFMGVLVGIIVTILIQSSSGTTVIVVGLVSAGFMTLRQAIGVIMGANIGTTVTAFIIGLDVGEYALPIMAVGAAMIFFVKKNKIQNIGQVIFGFGGLFYGMELMSGGMKPLRELPAFIDMTITLSEFPILGVFVGTVFTLIVQSSSGTVAILQGLYAENILTLGASLPVLFGDNIGTTITAVLAALGTSIAARRAAAVHVLFNVVGSVIFLILLIPFTAYVEWISGVLSLEPKMQIAFAHGSFNVVNTLIQFPLIGAWAYLVTKVIPGEEVLVEFKPKHLDIHFIEQSPSIALGQAKEEILRMGQYSVQGLEETYKYLMTKSKKNAEMGYQLEDAINNLDSKITDYLVLISAESISAADSTRHTMLMETVRDIERIGDHFENIIELVDYQENNKVKITEDAMEDLTEMFTLTIATVQKALKALDTTSHELAREVAEQEDLIDKMERKFRKKHILRLNEGLCTGQAGIVFVDIVSNLERIGDHAVNIAEAILGNRA; the protein is encoded by the coding sequence GTGGAAATGAACTGGCAAGAAATTTTCTTTTCTTTCTTCGGGGGATTAGGGATTTTCTTATTCTCAATTAAGTTTATGGGTGATGCTTTACAGAAAGCAGCAGGTGATAAACTGCGAGACATCTTGGATCGTTTTACAACAAATCCATTCATGGGTGTTTTAGTTGGTATTATCGTAACCATCTTAATTCAATCGAGTTCAGGTACTACTGTAATCGTAGTTGGTTTAGTTAGTGCCGGGTTTATGACGTTAAGACAGGCAATCGGTGTTATTATGGGGGCCAATATCGGTACCACTGTAACAGCCTTTATCATTGGTTTGGACGTTGGAGAGTACGCTTTGCCAATTATGGCAGTCGGAGCGGCGATGATTTTCTTTGTTAAGAAAAACAAAATCCAAAACATCGGACAAGTCATTTTTGGTTTTGGTGGCTTATTCTACGGAATGGAATTAATGAGTGGCGGAATGAAGCCGCTACGTGAATTGCCAGCCTTTATCGATATGACGATTACATTAAGTGAATTTCCAATTTTAGGAGTGTTTGTCGGAACAGTCTTTACATTAATTGTACAGAGCTCAAGTGGTACTGTTGCAATTCTTCAAGGACTTTATGCTGAAAACATCCTTACGCTTGGCGCATCTCTGCCAGTTCTATTCGGTGACAATATCGGAACGACTATTACAGCGGTACTAGCAGCACTTGGTACTTCAATCGCGGCGCGCCGTGCAGCTGCAGTACATGTATTATTTAATGTTGTCGGTTCGGTTATCTTCTTGATTTTACTGATTCCATTTACGGCTTACGTTGAATGGATTTCCGGGGTATTGTCATTAGAGCCTAAAATGCAAATCGCTTTTGCACACGGTTCATTTAACGTAGTAAATACTCTTATTCAATTCCCGTTAATCGGTGCGTGGGCTTACCTAGTGACGAAAGTCATTCCGGGTGAAGAAGTGTTGGTTGAATTTAAACCAAAACATTTGGATATTCACTTTATCGAACAATCGCCTTCTATTGCGCTTGGCCAGGCAAAAGAAGAAATTTTACGCATGGGTCAATATTCAGTGCAAGGGTTAGAAGAAACGTATAAGTATTTAATGACAAAGAGCAAGAAAAATGCAGAAATGGGTTACCAATTAGAAGATGCAATCAACAACCTTGATAGCAAAATCACAGATTACTTGGTACTAATTTCAGCAGAATCTATTTCAGCAGCAGATTCAACACGCCACACAATGTTAATGGAAACGGTTCGCGATATTGAACGAATTGGTGACCATTTTGAAAACATTATTGAGTTGGTTGATTATCAAGAAAACAACAAAGTGAAAATCACAGAAGATGCAATGGAAGATTTAACAGAAATGTTTACATTGACGATTGCGACAGTTCAAAAAGCGCTAAAAGCATTAGACACAACTAGCCACGAACTGGCTCGTGAAGTAGCTGAACAAGAAGATTTAATCGACAAAATGGAACGTAAATTCCGCAAAAAACACATTTTACGCTTGAACGAAGGTTTATGTACAGGACAAGCGGGAATTGTTTTTGTCGATATCGTTAGTAACTTAGAGCGAATTGGTGACCATGCAGTTAACATTGCAGAAGCTATTTTAGGAAACCGCGCTTAA
- the sodA gene encoding superoxide dismutase SodA, whose protein sequence is MAYELPELPYAYDALEPHIDKETMNIHHTKHHNTYITNVNAALEGHEDLASKSVEELIADLDAVPESIRTAVRNNGGGHANHSLFWKLLSPNGGGNPTGALGEAINSKFGSFDEFKEKFAAAGKTRFGSGWAWLVLSNGELEVVSTPNQDSPLMEGKTPLLGLDVWEHAYYLKYQNKRPDYINAFWNVVNWEEVSNRYETAK, encoded by the coding sequence ATGGCTTATGAATTACCAGAATTACCTTACGCGTATGACGCACTTGAACCACATATTGACAAAGAAACGATGAACATTCATCACACGAAACACCACAACACGTATATCACAAATGTAAATGCGGCTTTAGAAGGCCACGAAGATCTTGCTTCAAAATCTGTAGAAGAACTAATTGCTGATTTAGATGCAGTTCCAGAATCAATTCGCACAGCTGTCCGTAACAACGGCGGTGGACATGCAAACCACTCATTATTCTGGAAACTATTGTCTCCAAACGGTGGCGGTAACCCGACAGGCGCTTTAGGCGAAGCAATTAACAGCAAGTTTGGTAGCTTCGACGAGTTTAAAGAAAAATTCGCTGCTGCTGGTAAAACTCGTTTCGGATCTGGATGGGCTTGGCTTGTTCTATCTAACGGCGAACTTGAAGTCGTATCAACACCTAACCAAGACTCGCCATTAATGGAAGGTAAAACGCCATTACTTGGACTTGACGTATGGGAACACGCTTACTACTTGAAATACCAAAACAAACGTCCAGACTACATCAATGCATTCTGGAACGTAGTAAACTGGGAAGAAGTTTCAAACCGTTACGAAACAGCAAAATAA
- a CDS encoding DUF456 domain-containing protein, with amino-acid sequence MEIIGWVLILLFFVIGFIGLVYPIIPAVLFIFGGFVIYGLFFSFSDLPWWFWAIQSLFVVLLFGADAIANAFGVKKFGGSKAGLWGSTIGLIVGPFVIPIIGILIGPFIGAIVAEILFNKSSVKKSFLSGVGSVVGFITSVFTKGVIQTVMIAIFFIIINYSDK; translated from the coding sequence ATGGAAATTATCGGCTGGGTTTTAATCTTGCTATTTTTTGTTATTGGATTTATCGGTTTGGTTTATCCAATAATACCGGCTGTTTTATTTATTTTTGGAGGTTTTGTCATCTACGGCTTGTTTTTCAGCTTTAGTGATTTGCCTTGGTGGTTTTGGGCGATTCAAAGTCTTTTTGTCGTTTTATTATTTGGAGCAGATGCCATTGCAAATGCTTTTGGTGTAAAAAAGTTTGGTGGATCTAAGGCAGGTTTATGGGGTAGTACAATCGGCTTAATCGTAGGTCCATTTGTTATACCGATTATTGGTATTTTAATTGGTCCATTTATCGGAGCGATTGTTGCGGAAATCCTTTTTAATAAATCATCAGTAAAAAAATCATTTCTTTCAGGTGTAGGATCTGTTGTTGGGTTTATCACATCGGTCTTTACAAAAGGCGTTATCCAAACAGTTATGATTGCCATCTTCTTTATCATTATTAATTATAGCGATAAATGA
- a CDS encoding Fur family transcriptional regulator, with protein MNLTNAWNILKDKGFKETSKRNQILELFANDERYLTARDLLDVMQKDYPSMSYDTVYRNLATFVSLGILEETELSGERHFRMQCESDHHHHHFICMDCGKIKEIPICPMDMVGAALPAYEIANHKFEIYGKCPECK; from the coding sequence ATGAATTTAACAAATGCCTGGAATATTCTTAAAGACAAGGGTTTCAAAGAAACATCGAAACGTAACCAGATTTTAGAACTGTTTGCGAACGATGAACGGTATTTGACGGCGAGAGATTTGTTGGACGTTATGCAAAAAGACTATCCAAGTATGAGCTACGACACAGTGTATCGAAATTTAGCGACATTTGTATCGCTGGGCATATTAGAAGAAACCGAATTATCAGGTGAACGTCATTTTCGTATGCAATGCGAAAGTGACCATCACCATCATCATTTTATTTGCATGGATTGTGGCAAAATAAAAGAAATTCCAATTTGTCCGATGGATATGGTAGGTGCAGCTCTACCCGCATACGAAATTGCCAATCACAAGTTTGAAATATACGGGAAATGTCCCGAATGCAAATAA
- a CDS encoding PstS family phosphate ABC transporter substrate-binding protein: protein MRNWKFAMASTIVGSALMLGACGSTDTGQETSSGEAGVEGTVSGDGSSTVAPIMEGIVEEYAGVQPGVQVTVGTSGTGGGFEKFIQGETDFSNASRPIKEEEAASLEEAGIEYTEFQLAYDGLSVVVSQENDWVEDLSVEDLKKLWVEDGSTKKWSDINPEWPDEEVVFYAPGTDSGTFDYFNEVILEEEDLVSSATLSEDDNTLVQGIQADPNAIGFFGYAYYVANQDTLKVVSIDGVEPNNETIESGEYAPLSRPLFTYANNASLTDNEAAYDFMTYTLENAGAMADAVGYVALPQEGYDEGLTELEALK, encoded by the coding sequence ATGAGAAACTGGAAGTTTGCGATGGCGTCAACAATTGTTGGTTCAGCTTTAATGCTTGGTGCATGTGGCAGTACAGATACAGGTCAAGAAACTAGTTCAGGTGAAGCTGGTGTCGAAGGAACTGTATCTGGCGACGGATCTTCTACTGTAGCACCGATTATGGAAGGTATTGTTGAAGAATATGCTGGAGTACAGCCGGGTGTTCAAGTTACAGTTGGTACGTCAGGTACCGGTGGTGGATTTGAAAAATTCATCCAAGGCGAAACAGATTTCTCGAATGCTTCTCGCCCTATAAAAGAAGAAGAAGCAGCAAGTCTTGAAGAAGCTGGCATTGAGTATACAGAATTTCAATTGGCATATGATGGATTATCAGTGGTTGTGAGTCAAGAAAATGACTGGGTAGAAGATTTATCAGTAGAAGATTTGAAAAAGCTGTGGGTCGAAGATGGATCAACAAAGAAATGGTCTGATATCAACCCAGAATGGCCAGATGAAGAAGTGGTATTTTATGCACCAGGAACAGATTCAGGAACTTTCGATTACTTTAATGAAGTGATTCTTGAAGAAGAAGATTTGGTTAGCTCAGCAACTTTGTCTGAAGATGACAATACGTTAGTGCAAGGGATACAAGCAGATCCAAACGCAATCGGATTTTTCGGTTATGCCTATTACGTTGCAAACCAAGACACGTTAAAAGTTGTATCAATTGATGGTGTCGAGCCTAACAATGAAACAATTGAGTCAGGTGAGTATGCACCACTGTCACGCCCATTGTTCACATATGCTAATAATGCATCACTTACAGATAACGAAGCAGCATACGATTTCATGACATATACGCTAGAAAATGCAGGGGCAATGGCTGATGCTGTTGGTTATGTAGCTTTGCCACAAGAAGGTTATGACGAAGGCTTAACAGAATTAGAAGCGTTGAAATAA
- a CDS encoding DUF1189 family protein yields the protein MILNLYQLFKASLLEPKKQAAVRIMSIGKIMQFIFVFILLLTVASFVEWSTGLGNASSSIDGLIEFVEEIDWLLYPFAFVFLFVSTTIYHFIKISLFALIALLILNSRKRRGEYRHLWRTTALSVTIPTLLAFALSFFDIDFNVSIATSLLTIFYLYVAIGYYPKKPPISKKQA from the coding sequence ATGATTTTGAACCTATACCAATTATTTAAAGCGAGTTTATTAGAACCTAAAAAACAAGCTGCTGTCCGGATTATGAGCATTGGGAAAATAATGCAGTTTATTTTTGTCTTTATATTATTGTTAACCGTCGCATCTTTTGTTGAATGGAGCACTGGGTTAGGTAATGCCTCTAGCAGTATAGATGGATTGATTGAATTTGTCGAAGAAATCGATTGGCTTCTTTATCCGTTTGCGTTTGTTTTCCTATTTGTTTCAACTACAATTTATCATTTTATCAAAATTAGCTTGTTCGCTTTGATCGCTTTGCTGATTTTGAATAGCAGAAAACGTCGAGGTGAATACCGTCATTTATGGCGCACTACCGCATTAAGTGTAACCATCCCAACATTACTAGCATTTGCATTAAGTTTCTTTGACATTGATTTTAATGTTTCTATCGCCACTAGTTTATTGACCATCTTCTATTTATATGTAGCAATTGGCTATTACCCAAAAAAACCACCCATTTCAAAGAAACAAGCGTAA
- a CDS encoding metal ABC transporter permease yields MIEAIFSYEFLQNAFAAGLIIGVIAPLLGVFIVVRRLSLIADALSHVTLAGIAGSLYLSQSVASLALLNPLFLGIAASVGGSMLIERLRSLYKHYQELAIPIILSAGIGFGAIFISLAEGFSSDLFGYLFGSVSAVSREDLFIVMGVAVVVLAFVFIFFKELFVLSFDDEYARASGLPAKWIHFMFMIVTALVIAGSMRIVGILLVSSLMTIPVATAMRVTKSFKQTILLSIVFGEISVITGLVSAFYLDLAPGGTIVVTSIFLLLLVLAYKKIKVSRKKGAIA; encoded by the coding sequence ATGATAGAAGCGATTTTTTCTTATGAATTTTTACAAAATGCTTTTGCGGCAGGCTTAATCATTGGGGTCATTGCACCGTTACTTGGCGTATTCATTGTTGTTCGTCGCCTGTCGTTAATTGCTGATGCGTTAAGTCATGTGACATTAGCGGGCATTGCAGGAAGTTTGTACTTGAGTCAAAGTGTTGCTTCTTTAGCTCTTTTAAACCCGTTATTTCTCGGGATTGCAGCTTCAGTCGGCGGTTCTATGTTGATTGAACGTTTAAGAAGCTTGTATAAGCATTACCAAGAATTAGCGATACCCATTATATTATCTGCGGGTATTGGGTTTGGTGCTATATTTATTTCGTTAGCGGAAGGTTTTTCAAGTGACTTATTTGGGTATTTGTTTGGTTCGGTTTCAGCAGTAAGCAGAGAAGACTTGTTTATTGTGATGGGAGTAGCAGTCGTTGTGCTTGCTTTCGTGTTTATCTTCTTTAAAGAACTGTTTGTTTTATCATTTGACGACGAATATGCTAGAGCTTCTGGGTTACCGGCTAAATGGATTCATTTTATGTTTATGATCGTAACGGCACTCGTCATTGCAGGTTCTATGCGCATTGTTGGCATATTGCTTGTATCATCGCTTATGACCATTCCGGTTGCAACAGCAATGCGTGTCACAAAAAGTTTTAAACAAACCATTTTGTTATCGATTGTTTTTGGTGAAATTTCGGTTATTACCGGACTAGTATCTGCTTTTTACTTAGACTTGGCTCCGGGTGGAACAATTGTGGTGACTTCGATTTTCCTATTATTGCTAGTCCTTGCGTATAAAAAAATAAAGGTTTCACGTAAAAAAGGAGCGATTGCATGA
- the pstA gene encoding phosphate ABC transporter permease PstA codes for MRYIEQQAVVKRMNGRLIANNIFKYLFLAATLVALVALVILLYRIVSQGMGHLSIEFLTNFASRFPEKAGIKAALVGSLWLMLVVAPTSIILGVGSAIYLEEYAKQNRITTFIRMNISNLAGVPSVVFGLLGLTIFVRAMALGNSILAAGFTMSLLILPVIVVGAQEAIRSVPNELRDASFGMGATKWQTIVKIILPAAIPGILTGSILALSRAIGETAPLIVIGVPVIIQFLPVGVMDTFTALPMQIYDWSSRPQPEFQTVAAAGIMVLMAVLLFMNSIAVIIRNKFDKRY; via the coding sequence ATGAGATATATTGAACAGCAAGCAGTTGTCAAACGGATGAATGGAAGATTAATCGCCAACAACATCTTTAAATATCTATTTTTAGCCGCTACATTAGTCGCATTAGTAGCATTGGTTATTTTACTTTACCGGATTGTTTCTCAAGGAATGGGACATTTATCCATTGAATTTTTAACGAACTTTGCTTCGCGTTTTCCAGAAAAGGCAGGGATTAAAGCAGCACTTGTTGGTTCGCTATGGTTGATGCTGGTTGTGGCACCGACTTCAATTATTTTGGGTGTAGGTTCAGCCATTTACCTGGAGGAATATGCCAAACAAAACCGCATCACCACATTTATCCGCATGAATATTTCTAATTTGGCGGGTGTACCATCTGTAGTGTTTGGGTTACTGGGATTAACGATCTTTGTACGGGCAATGGCTTTAGGAAACAGTATTTTAGCAGCTGGTTTTACAATGAGTTTATTGATTTTGCCGGTAATCGTTGTGGGTGCGCAAGAAGCAATTCGTTCGGTTCCTAATGAACTTCGTGATGCATCATTTGGCATGGGAGCTACCAAGTGGCAAACAATTGTCAAAATTATATTGCCTGCCGCTATACCTGGTATTTTAACAGGAAGTATTTTAGCCTTATCACGAGCTATCGGAGAAACAGCACCGTTAATCGTTATTGGTGTTCCGGTTATTATTCAGTTTTTACCGGTAGGAGTTATGGATACATTTACTGCTCTGCCGATGCAAATTTATGATTGGTCAAGTCGTCCACAACCAGAGTTTCAAACTGTGGCAGCCGCAGGAATCATGGTATTAATGGCAGTCCTGCTGTTCATGAATTCTATCGCAGTTATTATTCGCAACAAATTCGACAAACGCTATTAA